The segment GTTAAAACATATGAAAACCCAACATCAGCACGGCGATAATCACGCAAACGACTTTGGTATTGATACGAATCGGCATAAGAAGGAGAACCACCAGGCAAACCAGTATTGTAAACCAAATTCAGATATAATTTCATGTTCGGAATATTAGGCATGTAATCCTGGAAAAGAATTCCGACCTTCAATCGCTGATCTGTTGGACGCGCGATATATCCTTTATCACTAATATTTTCTTCGGTTTTCATATAGCCAAAACTCAACCATGATTCCGTTCCTGGAACGAATTCACCATTCAATCTCATATCCAAACCATAGGCATACGCCACAGCATCATTATCGGCACGATAACGAATCCTAACATTTTCCAAAGTATAAGTGTTCACATCACTCATCGTTTTATAATAAGCTTCAGTAACCAATTTGAACGGACGATTATTCATTTTGAAATTATAATCATTGCTCAATACAAAATGAATGGATTGTTGTGCTTTCACATTTGGTCTAACAGTTCCTAATGAATCTCTCAACTCACGATAAAATGGTGGCTGGTGATAATATCCAACAGACAATCTGAATAACATATCTTTTTCCCAATCCGGTTTTAATGCGAATTGCGCTCTTGGACTAAAAACAGTTTGCCTTTTTGCGCCAGTAATGCCATCACCGGAAACTAACCAGCTGTGAAAACGAGAACCAGCGGTAATCCAGAATTGGCTTTCTCCGAGTTTAGTTTTGGTGTTCCATTGTGCGAATCCCGAAAATCTATCAATATCAACAAAATTAGTAGCTCTAACATTCTGATACGGGACCAACGGACCAACATAAGGATTGTAAGGCTGTTCATTTGGAAGGTCGATTATTGGTGGATTAATATGAAAACCGGCTGAGTCAATTACTTCCCACTCCACTATTCTGTCGCGAATGTTTTCACGAGTATATTTTAAACCCCAATCTATTTGATGTTTTTTGTTGTTGATAAAATGCGTTCCTTTGATTTCTGTGTTAACAATCAAAGCATCCAAATCGTTTCGGGCGTGATTTAATTGAGTTCCTATGCCACGATTGAAAGTTACTTCGCCTAAAGTTTCTGAACCAATATTCGTATCAACTTCGCCTAAAAAATAGGCTGCATAAATATCAAAATATTCTTGTTCCTGTGTATGATAAACCGAACCTATAAGTCTGAAAGTATTATTTTCATTGGCAACAAAGTTGGTTTTCAATGCTCCAAAAAGGGTTTTGTATTTATCTTTTTCCTGGCCTTCATAAAAAACCTGTAACGCAATTGGTTCATCGATAGTTCCAAAATTAGTCTGACGCGTCAAAGGCTGGTAGTTATATCTGTTTTGGGAAATATTACCAAGAAAACTGAACTGCCATTTTTTATTTGGATTGAAATTCACATTCGCCTGCACATCGGCATACGTTGGTCTGTAGTTGGTTTGGGTTTCCTGGCTGTTTACCAAAAGTGAATTATCGCGGTAACGAATTCCGGTAATGGCTGACCATTTTTTGTTTTTGGAAATACCTTCACCCGTTATGCTTCCGCCAAGAAAACTTGCTTCAGCGGCCAAGCCGAATTTGGTTGGTTTTCTATACGTAATATCCAAAACAG is part of the Flavobacterium sangjuense genome and harbors:
- a CDS encoding TonB-dependent receptor; protein product: MKTNRFLFTLLFFTISIIAFAQNQTAKVAGVVLDENSKPVEGVNVSYQTKTATTNESGFYELTVPANQKIVLVFTHKALKNITATLQLKPGENFEFHVVMTDKAEQLNDVVITSSRRRVQGITSIEPETIRRNPSANAGIESVLKTFAGVNSNSELSTTYSVRGGNYDENLVYVNEIEVYRPFLIRSGQQEGLSFTNTDMVQNVDFSAGGFQAKFGDKLSSVLDITYRKPTKFGLAAEASFLGGSITGEGISKNKKWSAITGIRYRDNSLLVNSQETQTNYRPTYADVQANVNFNPNKKWQFSFLGNISQNRYNYQPLTRQTNFGTIDEPIALQVFYEGQEKDKYKTLFGALKTNFVANENNTFRLIGSVYHTQEQEYFDIYAAYFLGEVDTNIGSETLGEVTFNRGIGTQLNHARNDLDALIVNTEIKGTHFINNKKHQIDWGLKYTRENIRDRIVEWEVIDSAGFHINPPIIDLPNEQPYNPYVGPLVPYQNVRATNFVDIDRFSGFAQWNTKTKLGESQFWITAGSRFHSWLVSGDGITGAKRQTVFSPRAQFALKPDWEKDMLFRLSVGYYHQPPFYRELRDSLGTVRPNVKAQQSIHFVLSNDYNFKMNNRPFKLVTEAYYKTMSDVNTYTLENVRIRYRADNDAVAYAYGLDMRLNGEFVPGTESWLSFGYMKTEENISDKGYIARPTDQRLKVGILFQDYMPNIPNMKLYLNLVYNTGLPGGSPSYADSYQYQSRLRDYRRADVGFSYVLTERNNERPEGHWLKKWKDLSVGFEIYNLFNNQNAITNTWVRDVYTKNQYGIPNYMTTRVFNVKLTARL